In a single window of the Micromonospora inositola genome:
- a CDS encoding TIGR03084 family metal-binding protein, translating to MGMPSDTHQAGLAKLVHDLTNEQLLLEQVLADLSADLWDCPTPAPSWLVRHQVAHLSYFDEIARMAIADHDGFARQKAIRDRSPAEYRQINVAAATSSTPGELLSSWRENAAGLQAALRAADLRARAPWFGPSMSVASLASARLMEYWAHGQDIRDGLGVPPSASSRLRHVAHLGYQTRHYAVQLHGLPPLTRPLRLELTAPDGELWTWGEPDSDQTIRGTALDFCLLITRRRHLDDTGLQVSGEEARRWAGVAQCFAGDSGAGRRPGQFGPVPTSGSE from the coding sequence ATGGGTATGCCGTCGGACACACATCAAGCGGGGCTGGCGAAGCTGGTGCATGACCTCACCAACGAGCAGCTGCTGCTCGAGCAGGTGCTGGCCGACCTCTCCGCCGACCTCTGGGACTGCCCGACTCCCGCCCCCAGCTGGCTGGTGCGCCACCAGGTCGCTCATCTGTCCTACTTCGATGAGATCGCGAGGATGGCGATCGCCGACCACGACGGCTTCGCCCGGCAAAAGGCGATCCGCGACCGCTCGCCGGCGGAGTACAGGCAGATCAACGTCGCAGCCGCGACCAGCAGCACCCCTGGCGAGCTTCTCTCGTCCTGGCGGGAGAACGCGGCCGGACTCCAGGCGGCGCTGAGGGCCGCCGACCTCAGGGCTCGAGCGCCCTGGTTCGGGCCCTCCATGAGCGTCGCATCGCTGGCCTCGGCCCGGCTGATGGAGTACTGGGCACACGGTCAGGACATCCGCGACGGCCTGGGTGTGCCGCCGTCGGCGTCCTCGCGGCTGCGGCATGTGGCGCACCTGGGCTACCAGACCCGTCACTACGCGGTCCAGCTGCACGGGCTGCCTCCCCTGACCCGGCCGCTTCGCCTCGAGCTGACTGCTCCCGACGGCGAACTCTGGACCTGGGGTGAGCCTGATTCGGACCAGACGATCCGCGGCACGGCCCTCGACTTCTGCCTCCTGATCACCCGCCGTCGCCACCTCGACGACACGGGCCTGCAGGTGTCTGGTGAGGAGGCACGGAGGTGGGCTGGCGTTGCGCAGTGCTTCGCCGGCGATTCTGGTGCCGGACGCCGTCCCGGCCAGTTCGGACCGGTCCCGACCTCCGGGTCCGAGTGA
- a CDS encoding flavin-containing monooxygenase, translating to MTSEQESQLWAALQEANIPVLLLVLHHLTGDERWLAEPYAPTPTVASDDNDTGGHPAELQAEIRAAAFEVIRGQLGSPEPVTPLSEAETLRALSVSLGETVLPEYAGSMLEESGLRPRLDRIAWTSDRPSRADDFPVIVIGAGMAGIATGVYLDRLGLEYQILERGDDVGGVWRENAYPGAGVDTPCHLYSYSFAQRPSWSRYYAKQEEILNYFRDVAERFGVVERVRFGHRVATLTWDEGSGRWTVCATDADGREHRFVAAVVISCVGLLNEPQVAAVPGADDFEGPAFHSAEWPQDLDLTDRRVAVIGTGASAVQIVPAIADVAKDVTVFQRSPQWLLPNPNYLRETSRATQWLMEHVPTYMAYYRMRLIWMWQDKLLASLHRDPDWAHPERSVNAVNERHRAFIERYVRAQLGDRDDLWDQVVPDYPPYGKRVLMDNRWFEAIQRDDVTLVPHGAQRLEKGAVVSEDGVVHPADVVVWATGFKATEMLRSLEVVGRGGMSLHEVWGVDNPFAYLGLTVPGFPNFFVVGGPNTFLGHGGSAIFTTECGITYIMRTLVEMLEHDVASIDVLPEVADAYARNVDELHEGLIWTHPGMTTWWRNSRGRVVVASPWRGVDYWAMTWEADLSVYRCTPLADVEDVWREAAHA from the coding sequence ATGACTTCGGAGCAGGAGTCCCAGCTCTGGGCGGCGCTGCAGGAAGCGAACATCCCAGTCCTCCTGCTCGTGCTGCACCACTTGACGGGTGACGAACGCTGGCTGGCCGAGCCGTACGCACCCACACCCACCGTGGCCAGCGACGACAACGACACAGGCGGGCACCCCGCCGAACTGCAGGCCGAGATCCGGGCGGCAGCCTTCGAGGTGATCCGCGGTCAACTGGGGTCTCCCGAGCCCGTGACGCCCCTCTCCGAGGCCGAGACCTTGCGAGCCCTGTCGGTGTCCCTCGGGGAGACCGTCCTCCCGGAATACGCCGGCTCGATGCTCGAAGAGTCGGGCCTCAGGCCGCGGCTCGACCGGATCGCCTGGACGAGCGACCGCCCGTCCAGGGCCGACGACTTCCCGGTGATCGTCATCGGGGCAGGCATGGCCGGAATCGCCACTGGCGTCTACCTGGACCGGCTCGGGCTCGAGTACCAGATCCTTGAGCGTGGTGACGACGTCGGCGGCGTGTGGCGCGAGAACGCCTACCCCGGCGCAGGCGTGGACACGCCCTGTCACCTGTACTCGTACTCCTTCGCCCAGCGTCCCTCGTGGAGCCGGTACTACGCTAAGCAGGAGGAAATCCTCAACTACTTCCGCGACGTCGCCGAGAGGTTCGGCGTGGTCGAGAGGGTCCGGTTCGGCCACCGGGTCGCCACGCTCACGTGGGACGAGGGGAGCGGCCGCTGGACGGTGTGCGCGACCGACGCCGACGGACGCGAGCACCGGTTCGTCGCTGCGGTCGTGATCAGCTGCGTCGGTCTCCTGAACGAACCGCAGGTCGCTGCGGTGCCGGGCGCGGACGACTTCGAAGGGCCGGCTTTCCACAGCGCCGAATGGCCGCAGGACCTGGACCTCACCGACCGGCGCGTCGCCGTGATCGGCACCGGCGCCAGTGCCGTCCAGATCGTGCCCGCGATCGCCGACGTCGCCAAGGACGTCACGGTCTTCCAGCGATCGCCGCAATGGCTGCTTCCCAACCCCAACTACCTTCGTGAGACCAGTCGGGCCACGCAGTGGCTGATGGAGCACGTGCCCACGTACATGGCGTACTACCGGATGCGCCTGATCTGGATGTGGCAGGACAAGCTGCTGGCTTCACTGCACCGAGACCCGGACTGGGCGCACCCCGAACGCTCGGTCAATGCGGTTAACGAGCGCCACCGCGCCTTCATCGAGCGGTACGTCCGGGCACAGCTCGGCGACCGCGACGACCTGTGGGACCAGGTGGTTCCGGACTACCCGCCGTACGGCAAGCGGGTGCTCATGGACAACCGCTGGTTCGAGGCGATCCAGCGCGACGACGTCACGCTCGTGCCACATGGTGCGCAGCGTCTGGAGAAAGGCGCCGTGGTGAGCGAGGACGGGGTCGTCCACCCCGCCGACGTGGTCGTGTGGGCGACCGGGTTCAAGGCCACGGAGATGCTGCGCTCCCTCGAGGTCGTCGGTCGAGGGGGCATGTCCCTCCATGAGGTGTGGGGCGTCGACAACCCCTTTGCCTACCTCGGTCTCACGGTGCCCGGGTTCCCAAACTTCTTCGTCGTCGGAGGGCCCAACACCTTCCTCGGACACGGTGGCAGTGCCATCTTCACCACCGAGTGCGGCATCACCTACATCATGCGGACCTTGGTCGAGATGCTCGAGCACGACGTGGCCAGCATCGACGTGCTCCCCGAGGTGGCCGACGCCTACGCGCGCAACGTCGACGAGCTCCACGAGGGACTCATCTGGACGCACCCCGGCATGACGACGTGGTGGCGCAACAGTCGCGGCAGGGTCGTCGTCGCCTCGCCGTGGCGAGGCGTCGACTACTGGGCGATGACGTGGGAGGCCGACTTGTCGGTGTACCGGTGCACTCCCCTCGCAGATGTCGAGGATGTTTGGCGGGAGGCCGCGCATGCCTGA
- a CDS encoding acyclic terpene utilization AtuA family protein yields the protein MIRIANCSGYFGDRPTAALEMVEGGHIDVLTGDWLAELTMYILSKTRAKNPSAGYARTFVRQVEQVMAACLDRGIKIVANAGGLDPAGCASAVRDVADLLGLSPRIAYVEGDDVSSRIAALSAAGALTELVTGAPAAELNDCVVANAYLGGWGITSALKEGADIVVTGRVVDAALVTGPAAWFHEWEPDDWDALAGATAAGHVIECGTQATGGNYSFFDEDLLAGPVGFPWAEVAADGTSVIGKHDGTWGQVNVETVTSQLLYEVGSPRYLSPDVVTRLDSLVLRQLDDGRVEISGARGEPAPTTLKVGVVQDGGYRQDVTIALTGLDIEAKARVVERAFWNACVHDRGDFDSVEVKLHRTDKVDPSSNEEAVATWQMTIRHRDDAKLGRSIFDARAQLGLATIPGFFSLGGERSVTRVGVFRPLLLEATHVATTVTEVGGATWSVPDLVTRHRVPVEQDHANGMDTVPSPVSGECETAPLGRLVGARSGDKGGDANLGVYARSDVAYEWLVHFLTVDRLRELLPEAKELAIERYRMPNLRALNFVLRGLLGEGVAASSRQDPQAKSLAEWLRSRLVDVPAHLLADAHTRPAVTTSDHS from the coding sequence GTGATCCGCATCGCCAACTGCTCCGGCTACTTCGGCGACCGACCGACGGCCGCGCTCGAGATGGTCGAGGGCGGCCACATCGACGTGCTGACAGGTGACTGGCTCGCCGAGCTGACGATGTACATCCTGTCCAAGACGCGCGCCAAGAACCCGTCCGCCGGCTACGCGCGAACCTTCGTCCGGCAGGTCGAGCAGGTGATGGCGGCGTGCCTCGACCGGGGCATCAAGATCGTCGCCAACGCCGGCGGGCTGGACCCAGCTGGCTGCGCCTCTGCGGTCCGGGACGTCGCTGACCTGCTGGGGCTCAGCCCCCGCATCGCCTACGTCGAAGGTGACGACGTATCGAGCCGCATCGCCGCCCTGAGCGCCGCCGGGGCGCTGACCGAGCTCGTCACGGGTGCCCCAGCCGCCGAGCTGAACGACTGCGTCGTCGCGAACGCGTACCTCGGAGGCTGGGGAATCACCAGCGCACTGAAGGAGGGCGCCGACATCGTCGTCACCGGCCGCGTCGTCGACGCAGCCCTCGTCACCGGGCCGGCTGCCTGGTTCCACGAGTGGGAGCCCGACGACTGGGACGCGCTGGCGGGCGCTACCGCCGCCGGTCATGTCATCGAATGCGGCACCCAGGCCACTGGGGGCAACTACTCCTTCTTCGACGAGGACCTGCTCGCTGGGCCCGTCGGCTTTCCGTGGGCGGAGGTGGCCGCGGACGGGACGAGCGTCATCGGCAAGCATGACGGGACCTGGGGACAGGTGAACGTCGAGACGGTGACCTCACAGCTGCTCTACGAAGTCGGCTCACCCCGCTACCTCAGCCCGGACGTCGTCACGCGGCTCGACTCCTTGGTCCTGCGCCAGCTCGACGATGGCCGCGTCGAGATCTCAGGAGCACGAGGCGAGCCCGCTCCGACCACTCTCAAGGTCGGGGTCGTGCAGGACGGCGGCTACCGCCAGGACGTCACGATCGCCCTCACTGGCCTTGACATCGAGGCCAAGGCCAGAGTCGTCGAGCGCGCGTTCTGGAACGCATGCGTCCACGACCGGGGCGACTTCGACAGCGTCGAGGTGAAGCTGCACCGGACCGACAAGGTCGACCCGTCCTCCAACGAAGAAGCGGTGGCCACGTGGCAGATGACCATCCGTCACCGCGACGACGCCAAGCTGGGGCGTTCCATCTTCGACGCGCGGGCCCAGCTGGGACTCGCCACGATTCCCGGCTTCTTCAGTCTCGGCGGGGAGCGTTCGGTCACGCGCGTGGGCGTCTTCCGTCCGCTGCTCCTCGAGGCGACCCACGTCGCGACGACCGTGACGGAAGTGGGCGGCGCGACCTGGTCCGTTCCCGACCTGGTGACCCGGCACCGCGTGCCCGTCGAGCAGGACCACGCGAACGGGATGGACACCGTCCCGTCGCCAGTGAGCGGCGAGTGCGAGACCGCACCACTCGGCCGGCTCGTCGGGGCTCGCTCTGGCGACAAGGGCGGCGACGCCAACCTGGGCGTATACGCGCGCAGCGATGTGGCCTACGAATGGCTCGTGCACTTCCTGACCGTCGACCGGCTGCGCGAGTTGCTTCCCGAGGCGAAGGAGCTGGCGATCGAGCGGTACCGGATGCCCAACCTACGGGCCCTCAACTTCGTCCTCCGCGGGCTCCTTGGTGAGGGCGTGGCCGCCTCGAGCCGCCAGGACCCGCAGGCCAAGAGTCTCGCTGAGTGGCTGCGCAGCCGCCTCGTCGATGTGCCGGCGCACTTGCTGGCCGACGCGCACACCCGACCCGCCGTCACAACCTCCGACCACTCCTAG
- a CDS encoding VOC family protein, which yields MRAPAPLAMQMRQQAFVTRLGTFGSTLDFWASAYGAGPFYVGDVEPQNVRFRGVATTARLRIALTFLGPVQIEVIAPLDDAPHVWNEPLDGVAELPAAGLFHHVLMETDDYDVARAQLLAAGLTDGLTADFSGRRLSYLDGRDWTGHYVELIEKTGWNDTLLDLMRQACAEFDGQFPRRDYLELVGEARARCAGAAGR from the coding sequence ATGAGGGCCCCGGCCCCGCTCGCCATGCAGATGCGTCAGCAAGCATTCGTCACCCGGCTCGGGACGTTCGGTTCCACACTCGACTTTTGGGCCTCGGCGTACGGCGCCGGTCCGTTCTACGTAGGTGACGTCGAGCCCCAGAACGTCCGCTTCAGAGGGGTGGCCACGACCGCCCGGCTGCGCATCGCCCTGACCTTTCTCGGACCGGTCCAGATCGAGGTCATCGCGCCGCTCGACGACGCACCGCACGTCTGGAACGAGCCGCTCGACGGCGTGGCCGAGCTCCCCGCGGCCGGCCTCTTCCACCACGTACTCATGGAGACCGACGACTACGACGTGGCCCGCGCCCAGCTTCTGGCAGCAGGGCTCACCGACGGTCTCACCGCGGACTTCTCCGGGCGCCGGCTGTCCTACTTGGACGGGAGAGACTGGACTGGCCACTACGTCGAGCTGATTGAAAAGACCGGGTGGAACGACACGCTCCTGGACCTGATGAGGCAGGCGTGCGCCGAGTTCGACGGCCAGTTTCCACGCCGTGACTATCTCGAACTGGTGGGAGAGGCGCGAGCCCGGTGCGCTGGGGCCGCGGGCCGGTGA
- a CDS encoding SDR family NAD(P)-dependent oxidoreductase, giving the protein MTVLETGASSPSPMLAGKIAVVTGGTRGIGAAIVEVYAEAGATVVYTGRQVPRPEPTGHPTPQPIAHPCDLADEGSISALFDFVHERFGGADVLVNNAAIHDNAAAHKMSSEQFRRVVDTDLVGTFLCSKLAALQMREHGRGGAIVNITSIASVTANAGQVNYVAAKAGVEAMTKVMARENARRGIRVNAIRPGLIHTDMTADMPEQLWAQKVATTPMGRPGDAHEVARAALFLASPHASYVTGVVLDVSGGRGM; this is encoded by the coding sequence GTGACGGTGCTGGAGACAGGCGCGTCCTCACCGTCGCCGATGCTGGCCGGGAAGATCGCGGTCGTGACCGGCGGCACACGCGGCATCGGAGCCGCCATCGTCGAGGTCTACGCCGAGGCGGGCGCAACGGTGGTCTATACCGGCCGTCAGGTGCCCCGACCGGAGCCGACCGGCCACCCCACGCCCCAGCCCATCGCCCACCCGTGTGACCTCGCGGACGAGGGCAGCATCTCCGCCCTGTTCGACTTCGTGCACGAGCGGTTCGGCGGCGCCGACGTGCTGGTGAACAACGCCGCCATCCATGACAACGCCGCCGCGCACAAGATGAGCAGCGAGCAGTTCCGGCGGGTGGTGGACACGGACCTCGTCGGTACGTTCCTGTGCTCGAAGTTGGCGGCTCTGCAGATGCGGGAGCACGGGCGCGGCGGTGCCATCGTCAACATCACCTCGATCGCTTCGGTCACCGCCAACGCCGGACAGGTCAACTACGTGGCCGCGAAGGCAGGGGTCGAGGCCATGACCAAGGTGATGGCGCGCGAGAACGCCCGGCGCGGGATCCGCGTCAACGCGATTCGACCCGGACTCATCCACACCGACATGACCGCCGACATGCCCGAGCAGCTGTGGGCACAGAAGGTGGCGACCACCCCAATGGGGCGCCCCGGCGACGCGCACGAGGTCGCGCGCGCCGCCTTGTTCCTCGCCAGCCCGCACGCGAGCTACGTCACCGGTGTCGTCCTTGACGTCAGCGGCGGTCGCGGCATGTAG
- a CDS encoding enoyl-CoA hydratase/isomerase family protein, producing MSSSDSRVLHVRQGQVAVLTINRPEAANAVDDAMAEAIGTALEDANLDPGVGAVVITGAGSRSFSAGTDLRALPTTEAGSSATGNRGPWDFAGLVRHPIDKPVVAAVNGAAVGGGAEIVLACDLAVAGDAAYLQFPEARIGLYAGAGGAFRLPTEIGSKRAMAALLLGEPITATEAAEWGLVNAVVPHGTALEEAVGVAERLAQLPRASVRATLRIARAARLAQEDFGWAASVAELHHVEVGRARGSSPSEERSRQADRS from the coding sequence ATGAGCTCCTCCGACTCGCGCGTGCTCCACGTGCGGCAGGGACAGGTGGCCGTCCTCACCATCAACCGGCCGGAAGCAGCCAATGCGGTCGACGACGCGATGGCCGAGGCGATCGGCACCGCTCTCGAGGACGCGAACCTCGACCCGGGCGTCGGCGCGGTGGTGATCACTGGCGCGGGCTCCAGGTCGTTCTCGGCCGGCACGGACCTGCGCGCGTTGCCGACGACCGAGGCGGGATCGAGCGCGACGGGCAACCGAGGGCCCTGGGACTTCGCCGGTCTGGTGCGGCACCCGATCGACAAGCCCGTGGTTGCAGCAGTCAACGGAGCCGCTGTCGGGGGAGGAGCCGAGATCGTGTTGGCGTGCGACCTCGCCGTCGCGGGCGACGCGGCGTACCTGCAGTTCCCGGAGGCGCGAATCGGCCTGTACGCCGGGGCCGGCGGCGCCTTCCGGCTGCCGACGGAGATCGGCAGCAAGCGCGCGATGGCTGCACTCCTGCTGGGCGAGCCGATCACGGCGACCGAGGCGGCCGAGTGGGGTCTGGTCAACGCCGTCGTGCCTCACGGCACGGCACTTGAGGAGGCGGTCGGAGTCGCCGAGCGGCTCGCCCAGCTGCCCCGCGCCAGCGTGCGCGCGACCCTGCGGATCGCCCGCGCTGCGCGCCTCGCGCAAGAGGACTTCGGGTGGGCGGCCAGCGTCGCCGAACTCCACCATGTCGAGGTCGGCAGAGCGCGAGGGAGTTCACCGTCCGAGGAGCGGTCCCGGCAGGCGGATCGGTCGTGA
- a CDS encoding acyl-CoA dehydrogenase family protein, which produces MDLTLSDEQRELVRWASEFAESKLAAEAMLRQDRDSPAEWQNHSSFLAQQGLLGLSLPEQYGGGGLKRLDALLVVEAVSRVCPYSGAIVRWTVGGPSAFIAELANPELKAAYLPDIARGAAAISVAMTEPDAGTASSDLTSRAVHTNGQYTITGSKIFITLADRATAFVVYCRFVEAGGDAGVGAIIVNRDAPGLRVGERIEWMGGNVYPLYLDDVVVDEAQVLISPQGSKDSYKRLMQTYNVERLGGLFELLGIAQLALDKSVTYARERHQFGKPIASFQAVQLRLADMAMRLAAARLLTYKAASSADNGTVSRLDVSMARVTTTEMVQQVTSDAMHIHGGYGLTKEFGLEWLYRFTRHHTIAGGTSDIHRSMIASDLTGLHFDHRE; this is translated from the coding sequence ATGGACTTGACCCTGTCTGACGAGCAGCGGGAACTCGTCCGCTGGGCGAGCGAGTTCGCCGAGAGCAAACTCGCGGCGGAGGCGATGCTGCGCCAGGACCGTGACAGCCCGGCAGAGTGGCAGAATCACTCCTCGTTCCTCGCCCAGCAGGGACTTCTGGGGCTCTCTCTCCCCGAGCAGTACGGCGGTGGGGGGCTGAAACGCCTCGACGCGCTGCTCGTGGTCGAGGCCGTCTCGCGAGTGTGCCCGTACTCGGGCGCGATCGTGAGGTGGACCGTCGGCGGCCCCTCGGCGTTCATCGCCGAGCTCGCGAACCCCGAGCTCAAGGCGGCATACCTGCCCGACATCGCGCGCGGCGCGGCCGCCATCTCGGTGGCCATGACCGAGCCCGACGCCGGCACCGCATCCAGCGACCTCACGTCCCGCGCGGTGCACACCAACGGCCAGTACACGATCACGGGGAGCAAGATCTTCATCACCCTGGCCGATCGCGCGACCGCGTTCGTCGTGTACTGCCGGTTCGTCGAAGCAGGCGGCGACGCAGGCGTCGGTGCGATCATCGTGAACCGGGACGCGCCTGGGCTACGAGTGGGTGAGCGGATCGAGTGGATGGGCGGCAACGTCTACCCGCTGTACCTCGATGACGTCGTGGTCGACGAGGCGCAGGTCCTCATTTCGCCGCAGGGAAGCAAGGATTCCTACAAGCGGCTCATGCAGACCTACAACGTCGAGCGCCTCGGAGGGCTCTTCGAGCTTCTCGGGATCGCGCAGCTCGCACTCGACAAGAGCGTGACGTACGCGCGGGAGCGGCACCAGTTCGGGAAGCCGATCGCCAGTTTCCAGGCCGTCCAGCTGCGCCTCGCTGACATGGCGATGCGGCTGGCGGCCGCCCGCCTCCTGACCTACAAGGCGGCGTCCAGCGCTGACAACGGGACGGTATCGCGGCTGGACGTGTCGATGGCTCGCGTGACCACGACGGAGATGGTCCAGCAGGTGACGAGCGACGCGATGCACATACATGGCGGCTACGGCCTCACCAAGGAGTTTGGGCTCGAGTGGTTGTACAGGTTCACGCGTCACCACACCATCGCCGGTGGTACGTCGGACATCCATCGCAGCATGATCGCCTCCGACCTGACCGGCCTCCACTTCGACCACCGCGAGTAG
- a CDS encoding AMP-binding protein yields MSLDAFAMNLIQRVNVADILRRSARQHRHKPALVSGQESVTYAQLDADVDRVARALQARGVGRGDHVALMFRNSVDFFRVYFANARIGAVSVPLNPSLTLAEYTHILTKTRPRLLLAHGGLAEVAGRITGAHPGLPVVLVPGGGGEDAEALQAESWAGFLDAGAADDGVAGSVDAFVEDRDPVQVIFTSGTTSAAKGAVASHLAAVFAATSVVAHQRLTEHDVCLAIFPNHHVAGLNNSVVPYLMVGATTVLRDGWNAAAVAEAIERHSVTMMISTGPMLLELVDRHGGQFDWSTLRLVILGMASVPADRAAVVRKLCPDVELLLASGQTEFTGYEEAMRREDQATKADSWGNPTLFTDVGIMDDSGRLLPPREVGEIVYRGPQSMNAYLDEPEQTAASFEHGWFHSGDLGYLDEENTVYFVDRKKDMIKTGGENVASVEVAQAILKLDAVAECTVVGLPHERWTEAVTAFVKLREGPTLEEGDVIAHCRSELAPFKVPKRVLFVEEFPRTATHKIRNVELRKAYADLYLAANGQQST; encoded by the coding sequence ATGTCGCTCGATGCGTTCGCGATGAACCTGATTCAGCGTGTCAACGTCGCAGACATCCTGCGTCGGAGCGCCAGGCAGCACCGGCACAAGCCGGCGCTCGTCTCGGGCCAGGAGTCTGTGACGTACGCGCAGCTCGACGCCGACGTCGACCGGGTGGCCCGGGCGCTCCAGGCTCGGGGAGTGGGCCGGGGTGACCATGTCGCGCTGATGTTCCGCAACTCGGTCGACTTCTTCCGCGTCTACTTCGCCAACGCGCGGATCGGTGCGGTCTCGGTCCCGTTGAACCCGAGCCTGACGCTGGCCGAGTACACCCACATCCTCACCAAGACCCGCCCCCGCCTGCTGCTGGCCCACGGCGGACTCGCGGAGGTCGCCGGGCGGATCACCGGCGCGCACCCGGGCCTGCCGGTGGTCCTGGTTCCGGGAGGCGGCGGCGAGGACGCTGAGGCGCTCCAGGCCGAGTCGTGGGCGGGCTTCCTCGACGCGGGCGCTGCCGACGACGGCGTTGCTGGCTCGGTCGACGCCTTCGTGGAGGACCGCGACCCAGTCCAGGTCATCTTCACCTCCGGCACGACCTCGGCCGCCAAGGGTGCCGTGGCCAGCCACCTCGCGGCTGTCTTCGCAGCCACGTCGGTGGTGGCCCACCAGCGGCTGACCGAGCACGACGTGTGCCTGGCTATTTTTCCGAACCATCACGTCGCGGGGCTCAACAACTCGGTCGTCCCCTACCTCATGGTGGGGGCGACGACCGTGCTGCGTGACGGGTGGAACGCCGCAGCGGTGGCCGAGGCGATCGAGCGGCATTCGGTCACGATGATGATCAGCACTGGACCGATGCTGCTCGAGCTGGTCGACCGGCACGGTGGCCAGTTCGACTGGTCGACGCTGCGGCTGGTGATCCTGGGCATGGCCTCGGTCCCGGCAGACCGCGCCGCCGTGGTCCGGAAGCTGTGCCCGGACGTTGAGCTCCTGCTGGCCTCGGGACAGACCGAGTTCACCGGGTACGAGGAGGCGATGCGTCGCGAGGACCAGGCCACCAAGGCCGACTCGTGGGGAAACCCGACGCTCTTCACCGACGTCGGCATAATGGACGACTCGGGTCGACTGCTCCCGCCGCGTGAGGTGGGCGAGATCGTCTACCGGGGTCCCCAGTCGATGAACGCCTACCTCGACGAGCCCGAGCAGACGGCCGCCTCGTTCGAGCACGGATGGTTCCACAGTGGTGACCTCGGCTACCTCGACGAGGAGAACACCGTCTACTTCGTCGACCGCAAGAAGGACATGATCAAGACGGGCGGGGAGAACGTCGCCTCAGTCGAGGTGGCCCAGGCGATCCTCAAGCTGGACGCGGTCGCCGAGTGCACCGTGGTCGGGCTCCCGCACGAGAGGTGGACCGAAGCTGTCACGGCTTTCGTGAAGCTGCGTGAGGGTCCGACCCTCGAGGAGGGCGACGTCATCGCCCACTGCCGCAGCGAGCTGGCTCCGTTCAAGGTGCCCAAGCGGGTGCTGTTCGTCGAGGAGTTCCCCCGGACCGCGACGCACAAGATCCGCAACGTCGAGCTCCGGAAGGCCTACGCCGACTTGTACCTCGCTGCCAACGGTCAGCAGTCGACATGA
- a CDS encoding enoyl-CoA hydratase/isomerase family protein: MSLITTDRAGNIARVTLADPERRNALSVEMMTELVAAVDELETDPGIRAVVLTNQGTTFCAGGDVASRAREGQAIGNRAPSAVALFQRFAASSKPYIGRLNGHCMGGGMGLAAAMDISITVEEARFGFPEVRLGVAPAIVSVLCLPKMRLSDARDAFIRGRKFSAAEAVSMGLVNRVVPADLLDSAIDEVIADILAASPAAIAATKRVLAEVPKMSAPDAVAWTAELSAELFRGDEAQAGIAAFRGRKPAPWHESWPATADAGSR; the protein is encoded by the coding sequence TTGTCGCTGATCACGACGGATCGCGCCGGCAACATCGCTCGGGTCACCCTCGCCGATCCCGAGCGGCGTAACGCCCTCAGCGTCGAGATGATGACCGAGTTGGTCGCCGCGGTTGATGAGCTCGAGACGGACCCCGGGATCCGGGCGGTCGTGCTCACGAACCAGGGGACCACCTTCTGTGCGGGCGGGGATGTCGCCAGCCGGGCGCGTGAGGGCCAGGCGATCGGCAACCGCGCGCCGTCCGCCGTGGCGCTCTTCCAGCGATTCGCCGCCTCTTCCAAGCCCTACATCGGACGGCTCAACGGGCACTGCATGGGTGGCGGGATGGGGCTCGCTGCGGCCATGGACATCTCGATCACGGTCGAGGAGGCGCGGTTCGGCTTCCCCGAGGTGCGGCTGGGGGTCGCTCCAGCCATCGTCTCGGTCCTGTGCCTACCGAAGATGCGGCTATCAGACGCCCGCGACGCCTTCATCCGAGGACGCAAGTTCAGCGCTGCGGAGGCGGTCTCCATGGGGTTGGTCAACCGGGTCGTACCGGCCGACCTGCTCGACTCCGCGATCGACGAGGTGATCGCCGACATCCTGGCTGCCTCTCCAGCGGCCATCGCCGCGACCAAGCGGGTGCTGGCCGAGGTCCCGAAGATGTCAGCGCCTGACGCCGTGGCGTGGACTGCCGAACTGTCGGCCGAGCTGTTCCGCGGCGACGAGGCCCAGGCCGGGATCGCGGCCTTCCGTGGGCGGAAGCCGGCGCCATGGCACGAGTCCTGGCCGGCAACGGCGGACGCTGGTTCGCGATGA